One window of the Oncorhynchus gorbuscha isolate QuinsamMale2020 ecotype Even-year linkage group LG17, OgorEven_v1.0, whole genome shotgun sequence genome contains the following:
- the LOC124001442 gene encoding F-box/WD repeat-containing protein 7-like has protein sequence MNQDLLSGGSRRGLGGRRGGPGAQRGNASSSARTPQGQQPGEEADEEEHMNRVVEDQEHQQSRVQPAASAGGEGVEEPWTSRQNGPQGDGEEEDGGVPNEVNGGVTKGGRWMWEAERRQQGGDDEEEEEEEN, from the coding sequence ATGAACCAGGATCTGCTGTCGGGGGGCAGCAGGCGGGGCCTGGGGGGCCGGCGAGGGGGCCCGGGGGCCCAGCGAGGTAACGCCTCCTCCTCGGCCCGGACGCCCCAGGGCCAGCAGCCTGGAGAGGAGGCCGACGAGGAGGAGCACATGAACCGGGTAGTGGAGGACCAAGAACACCAGCAGTCCAGAGTCCAGCCTGCGGCCTCGGCGGGGGGGGAAGGAGTGGAAGAGCCGTGGACCTCCAGGCAGAATGGGCCCCagggagacggggaggaggaggatggaggagtacCCAACGAGGTGAACGGAGGAGTGACTAAGGGCGGCCGGTGGATGTGGGAGGCGGAGCGACGGCAACAGGGGGGGgatgacgaggaggaggaggaagaggagaac